Proteins from a single region of Leptotrichia hongkongensis:
- a CDS encoding J domain-containing protein, translating to MNKQAVRITQFVINSILTFVSFTSAILVFLLLIPLAITALISFFVHNWSFFWNFLVIVAILLGVAFFVETLSFKLPEMFGKFFEEEKEDEKIYQEYENWFNEWYQKEYEKYQQKWQEQQNQQGYSTHYSAEDIIEKFEENLKVLGLDSSGELTLQTIKKAHRVKAKEFHPDKNPGKDTTADMQRVNAAKEYLDANLEYYLSKISKN from the coding sequence ATGAATAAGCAAGCTGTCAGAATTACACAATTTGTAATAAATTCTATTCTAACTTTTGTATCATTTACCAGTGCAATTTTAGTATTTCTTCTTTTAATCCCTCTTGCAATAACAGCTCTTATAAGTTTTTTTGTTCATAACTGGAGCTTCTTTTGGAATTTTCTGGTTATAGTAGCTATTTTGCTGGGAGTTGCATTTTTCGTAGAGACATTAAGCTTTAAACTTCCAGAAATGTTTGGAAAATTTTTTGAAGAAGAAAAAGAAGATGAAAAAATATATCAGGAGTATGAAAACTGGTTCAACGAATGGTACCAAAAAGAATACGAAAAATACCAGCAAAAATGGCAAGAACAGCAGAATCAGCAAGGGTACAGCACTCATTATTCAGCCGAAGATATAATTGAAAAATTTGAAGAGAATCTGAAAGTTCTTGGGCTTGATTCAAGTGGCGAACTAACTCTTCAAACTATAAAAAAGGCACACAGAGTAAAGGCAAAAGAATTTCATCCAGACAAAAACCCTGGAAAAGACACCACTGCCGATATGCAACGTGTAAATGCGGCAAAAGAATACTTGGATGCCAATCTGGAATACTATCTATCTAAAATATCTAAAAACTAA
- a CDS encoding toxin-antitoxin system YwqK family antitoxin, translated as MKKISRLLIKLLVLTMLLFTSTISFGIKLDTIKGLSRLSNYKELKDIETSRISNFELRNRRPYMPIKNFTGVGVVYLQGRVIGLYTMKNGLSDGKIYIFYDNGQLRVQENWKNGKREGEAVSYYDNGQLETTTTYKNGKVNLYKKYSNDGSFLFTYTQTSGNQGIMTTHTRDGNIEVIEKSQARYEEVDKDRVLIWNTVFTKNGEFQIYNNKGRLIKEGVYKDNIVSSSTKVDKFLGFIAQDTTYKVDVEDRDYYFQMLKDLNVKGITEESYRESVDYFGKKKYCATIGTLFLQYYIFEGQPLENTIGLYLLKVSKDAKKISKKYTELNNADFIVKYFQTNCKIPSESKLEFVEKQNKNPKETRNFLKNPVITQKN; from the coding sequence ATGAAGAAAATAAGCAGACTGCTTATCAAATTATTAGTATTAACTATGCTTTTATTCACAAGTACAATTTCTTTTGGAATAAAATTAGACACAATAAAAGGACTTTCAAGATTGAGCAACTATAAGGAACTCAAAGATATTGAAACAAGTAGGATAAGTAACTTTGAATTGAGAAATAGAAGACCATACATGCCTATAAAAAATTTTACTGGAGTTGGAGTTGTTTATCTTCAAGGAAGAGTTATTGGACTTTATACAATGAAAAATGGACTTTCTGATGGAAAAATTTATATTTTTTATGACAATGGACAATTAAGAGTACAGGAAAATTGGAAAAATGGAAAAAGAGAAGGAGAAGCCGTATCTTATTATGATAATGGACAGCTAGAAACAACAACAACTTACAAAAATGGAAAAGTTAATCTTTATAAAAAATATAGCAATGACGGAAGTTTTTTATTTACATATACTCAAACATCTGGAAATCAAGGAATAATGACAACTCATACTAGAGATGGAAATATAGAAGTTATCGAAAAAAGTCAAGCAAGATATGAAGAAGTAGATAAAGACCGAGTTTTGATTTGGAACACTGTATTTACTAAAAATGGTGAATTTCAAATTTATAATAATAAAGGACGGCTTATAAAAGAAGGAGTTTATAAAGATAATATTGTTTCAAGTTCAACAAAGGTTGATAAATTTTTAGGATTTATTGCACAAGATACCACTTATAAAGTTGATGTTGAAGATAGAGATTATTATTTTCAAATGCTAAAGGACTTGAATGTCAAAGGTATAACCGAAGAATCTTACAGGGAAAGTGTTGATTACTTTGGAAAGAAAAAATATTGTGCTACAATTGGAACTTTGTTTCTTCAATATTACATCTTCGAAGGACAGCCATTGGAAAATACAATAGGTTTATATCTATTAAAAGTTTCTAAAGATGCTAAAAAAATATCAAAAAAATACACTGAGTTAAACAATGCAGATTTTATAGTAAAATATTTTCAAACAAATTGTAAAATTCCATCTGAAAGTAAGTTAGAATTTGTAGAAAAACAAAATAAAAATCCTAAGGAAACAAGGAACTTTTTAAAAAATCCTGTTATTACACAAAAAAATTAA
- a CDS encoding B-box zinc finger protein, which yields MKCFYHHDKDAHVICKNCNKAICTDCTVDIRGEMYCPDCFSNLIAYQEKYLSKLKMVYIVGGIIAAVVFFSFVGKNFEGALLLAIWFGSAPIGLFASKNAPSPYVPVSMEGLGKLLLMKLGIALIFGPIFAIISIFNYLNTSKTVQENKALLEQIMSHQAR from the coding sequence ATGAAATGTTTTTATCATCATGATAAAGATGCCCATGTTATATGTAAAAACTGTAACAAGGCGATCTGTACCGACTGTACAGTAGATATAAGAGGAGAAATGTACTGTCCTGACTGCTTTAGTAATTTAATTGCCTATCAGGAAAAATATTTATCAAAATTAAAAATGGTTTACATTGTAGGTGGAATCATAGCAGCTGTCGTATTTTTCTCATTTGTTGGGAAGAATTTTGAAGGGGCATTGCTTCTGGCTATATGGTTTGGAAGTGCTCCAATAGGCTTATTTGCTTCAAAAAATGCACCAAGTCCATACGTACCAGTCTCTATGGAAGGATTAGGAAAACTATTGCTAATGAAATTAGGAATAGCCCTTATTTTTGGACCAATTTTTGCAATAATTTCAATCTTTAATTATTTAAATACATCAAAGACTGTTCAAGAAAATAAGGCTTTACTTGAACAAATAATGAGTCATCAAGCAAGATAA